The genomic region AATCCATGTCGAACATTAATGTTCTATTGactcatcaacaaaataatggttCAAAAGACTTAAGGATTAAAGAAacttaataatcaatatttctagaagaaaacttcataataattgaatcaacaaatttaatcacaagtaaacattttgatattaaccatGTTACATTTGATgtcataaataattggataatcaaaacttcatttatctaataatgcaagcattataaaatgacatcgataatccaaaaacacaattgataaactaggaataaaattccatatcaataatccatatgatatcaaaaccaaacaatatcaaaaactcttaaaattcaacaatgtaaataaagcaaaaataaactCTTCTGACTTGAACATGATCATCTCAAAAGTCCACCCCTTCTTTTCATCTTTGTTTGAGCAATCACAAGCTTGTTATAAAGCTCCAAAAACGAAAACTTTTTGTCgctaaacaaaatttcatttctgaCTTCATTAAAGCTATCTGGAAGCCCATCAAGGATCATTATCTGTTGGGTTTCTGGGTCAACTTTCCCCCCCGACAAGTGAAGTTTATTGAAGTAGCCAAGCATGACTAGGGCATATACCCCCACGTCTTGGCCCTCTTCAAATACATCATGCCTTAAATGCTTCACAGCGATACCAGCTCTTACCTTAGAGGACTTTTCTTCAAACCACGTGGGCTTGTTGACCAACGGCCTATTGGGTTTGTCAAACCTCTCAAGGGCATTGCCAACACTGGCCAAAACGAAGCCCTTGAGATGACATTCCGCGGTATGCCACTGATCACGAAACTCCTTGTCCTCTCCTTGTAGATGGTATGTGGGTGGACGATCCTTGCTGAGGATCAATCTCAAGTCATTGATCAAACGATCAACATCAAGTTTACTTTTCCATTCCTTAAACAATTCAGAGTCATGCTTCCTCGAACTAAGTATGGCAtaataaatatcccaagtatcAATCATCTTTCGTTCAAGCTGAGAATAAataccaataatataaacatgtaaaatttcaaagaattgcaaataaccacaaaacaattcatcaattttacatcCACAAAAATCAAGCACAAACGTTCTTCTACTAGGAAGCCGAGTCTTATTCATGCaagaaattcattatttttactggCCACAATGTCGAcagatagtccagagaccataaGAATGGCATGGCTGACTAACAATGCTAAAgcgtataaccataaaattaaGCACTAAGGATTCTTTACTTGTGCGTGAACTCCTCTAAAGAAAGGTCGAACCGGACAAGCACCTCCTCCTATAGCTCCCTCTaagcattattaaaatacaatccTTATAATTTCGCAGCAATATTGCTCCGGTAAAGACCAGTCGCGATATTactgaaaaactaattttacgattttaatAACCTTTATCTAGAGAAGTCCAAACTTACGAACTGGTAATGTTCCTCCCGTAAAGACAGGCCGGTCACTACTTCGCACTAAGACCAATTTTATGGAGGCCATATACAAACGTGTTGTAATTATcgcttcatattttcttgttggtggttttaatagtttaattatcacTTAAGCAGATAAGGCAGGTATCCACAttcaaagaataattaaacatgtacTAGCTATGCATGCAAGGCAATAAGTACATAGGCGATGCACGAGTTAAACtagattttaacaaataaaatcataactcaaattaaatatccatcattcatcaataaaacatgtaaacacATTTACATAAGGTTCACATAAACATAATGACGAAACttgatcatttaattaagcatctaaaataaatagatagaattaaaattctatcTTCACATAAACAAGATTATCTAGACATTAAGTCCAATCTTAAACAATCAtacattattagttaaaataacgtatcttgattattagaattaccttttaatactattaggaTTTACTTAG from Salvia hispanica cultivar TCC Black 2014 unplaced genomic scaffold, UniMelb_Shisp_WGS_1.0 HiC_scaffold_421, whole genome shotgun sequence harbors:
- the LOC125199186 gene encoding uncharacterized protein LOC125199186 codes for the protein MIDTWDIYYAILSSRKHDSELFKEWKSKLDVDRLINDLRLILSKDRPPTYHLQGEDKEFRDQWHTAECHLKGFVLASVGNALERFDKPNRPLVNKPTWFEEKSSKVRAGIAVKHLRHDVFEEGQDVGVYALVMLGYFNKLHLSGGKVDPETQQIMILDGLPDSFNEVRNEILFSDKKFSFLELYNKLVIAQTKMKRRGGLLR